ACCGATTGTCCATAGTCAACTTCATGTGGTAGCGGCCGATCCAAAGTCGGTCGCCGTAAAGGCGTGGAATGCTATATGGGATGGGATGCTCCTAGGAGCATTGTTTGATTGTGGAGTTGAATGCAATCTGCAATCCAGCGCTCCAGTAGAAGAACTCAAAAAGGGTGATTCACTCCTGGTCACAAACTATAATTTGCGCGGGTTTTCACTGAACATACCAAAGATCTTGACGGACAAGGAAACGGAGTGGGTTGAGACGCATTACAGCTTTGCGAGGAATCTTCTCGATGATTGGCGATTTCAGAACGCTGTTCTGGCACTTTCCTCCTACCGATGGCACACTCATCCGCGTCCCCGACTCGCAATTCTTTGGTCGGGGATCGAGGGATTGTTCGAAGTAGACAGTGAAATTGTATTTAGACTGAGCCTATACATATCGCGGTTTTTAGAGCCTCAAAGTAAGAAGCGCCGAATGGAAGTTTTTGATCACTGTAAAAAGCTTTATGGACATAGGTCGAAAGCGGTTCATGGAGCGAAGCATAAAGGCGATACAACGCAAATGGTTGAAGACTCCGCTAAGCTACTACTCCGAATCATTCGGAAATGCGTTACGAGTCGTTCTGTTCCCGATTCCAAAAGTCTCATCCACTAATCTCTGTCCTCAACAAACGATAGTCCCATCACAACTCCGTTGGGTGACTCCTCAGCGACGTTGGATGCCCGCACAGGAACATTGCACAGCCCAACAAGAACGTCGCACGCTCGTACAGGAACGTTGTAAGGCTGTACAAGAGCGTTGTGCGGGTCTGCGGGAATGTATTTTCTCTTTACAGAAAGCCATTTTGGTCTTACAGTGTTCTCCTCAAGCAGTACAACAATACATTTTGGAGGAACTTGCGATTGGCAGACGCTAAAACACGCCCGTTGTCGCCCCCAAACAGCAAGCGCCGCCGGCGGCCAGAAAGTCTAGACTAAGCAAAGCTTCTCGATATACAATCTTGGTATGAAAAACGAATACACGGCTGTCGTGAAACACGACGGTGATTGGTGGATCGGTTGGATCGAGGAAGTGCCGGGCGTCAATTGTCAGGAAGCCACTCGTGAAGAACTGTTGGAAACTCTCCGCGTAACGCTTGCCGAGGCGATCGAATTCAATCGCGAAGATGCTCGCAGGATGGCCGGTGTGGGCTTCGAAGAAGCTTTGATCGCTGCATGAAGCTCCGCGACCTCGAGAAACATCTCAACGACAACGGATGTCAGTTCCTACGCGAAGGTGGTCGCCATTCTTGGTGGATCAATGTCGAGCAAAACCGACGAACAGCAGTACCACGCCATCGCGAGATCAATGACAAACTAGTTCTCAAGATCTGCAAAGATCTCGGCATACCAAAACCATAGTTCGACGACAGATCAAACGAGATCCAAGCCCTCGGCCTCAAGAAAAAGAGCGAATATTAGTCACCCTCGAAGAATAAGACACCTTAAGCG
The DNA window shown above is from Chloracidobacterium sp. and carries:
- a CDS encoding type II toxin-antitoxin system HicB family antitoxin, with the translated sequence MKNEYTAVVKHDGDWWIGWIEEVPGVNCQEATREELLETLRVTLAEAIEFNREDARRMAGVGFEEALIAA
- a CDS encoding type II toxin-antitoxin system HicA family toxin is translated as MKLRDLEKHLNDNGCQFLREGGRHSWWINVEQNRRTAVPRHREINDKLVLKICKDLGIPKP